The proteins below are encoded in one region of Geobacter sp.:
- a CDS encoding transglycosylase has protein sequence MKWLVVIVLGSIALYGSYLGISLFRLPSISALADRTTNLTIQVEDWQGKLHPFVVGPQNPWWTPLKNIPAEMKWAVIVAEDTNFYRHEGIDVKALKNAIKYDLEQKRFARGASTITQQTAKNLFLSRDKTINRKIKEIYLAMRMEQELTKGRIIELYLNIVELGPMVYGVGHGASYYFDKPAKSLTPRECAFLAAMLPGPQKVYNPYRHLDRVLKRSDMILGQMRRKGVLTEAEYRQALAEMPNISGMQRKVDQGFSAKARRFFKGLFDIFQ, from the coding sequence CTGAAGTGGCTGGTGGTTATCGTCCTTGGCAGCATCGCCCTCTATGGCAGCTACCTGGGTATTTCCCTTTTTCGCCTTCCTTCCATATCGGCGCTTGCCGACCGCACGACAAACCTGACCATCCAGGTGGAGGACTGGCAGGGAAAGCTGCACCCGTTTGTCGTGGGTCCGCAGAACCCTTGGTGGACCCCGCTGAAAAACATCCCCGCGGAGATGAAATGGGCGGTCATCGTGGCGGAAGATACCAATTTCTACCGACACGAGGGGATCGATGTCAAAGCGCTCAAAAATGCCATCAAATATGACCTGGAACAGAAGCGTTTTGCCCGGGGTGCCTCGACCATTACTCAGCAGACGGCAAAGAATCTCTTCCTCTCCAGGGACAAGACCATCAACCGCAAGATCAAGGAAATCTATCTCGCCATGCGGATGGAGCAGGAGTTGACAAAGGGGAGGATCATCGAACTCTACCTCAACATCGTCGAGCTTGGGCCGATGGTCTACGGGGTCGGTCATGGTGCCAGCTACTATTTCGACAAGCCGGCTAAGTCACTCACCCCACGGGAGTGTGCCTTTCTTGCGGCCATGCTCCCCGGCCCGCAGAAGGTCTATAACCCCTACCGTCATTTGGACCGGGTGTTGAAACGCTCCGACATGATATTGGGGCAGATGCGGCGGAAGGGGGTGCTGACCGAGGCGGAGTACCGCCAGGCCCTGGCGGAGATGCCCAATATCAGCGGAATGCAGAGGAAGGTTGACCAGGGTTTCTCGGCCAAGGCACGGCGATTCTTCAAGGGCCTGTTCGATATCTTCCAGTGA
- a CDS encoding VOC family protein — MATTIKKTPEGYHTATPYLIVTNAGKAIDYYKEAFGAQELTRLATPEGRVMHAEIKIGDSPIMLCDEAPDWNALSPQTIGGTSVSIVLYVDDVDAVVNRAVATGAKLLMPVDDQFWGDRMGTVVDPFGHKWSIATHVEDVTAEEIQTRAKALFNKKC; from the coding sequence ATGGCAACCACAATAAAAAAGACCCCGGAAGGCTATCACACGGCAACCCCGTATCTGATCGTCACCAATGCCGGCAAGGCAATCGATTACTATAAAGAGGCATTCGGCGCGCAGGAACTGACACGCCTGGCAACCCCGGAAGGAAGGGTGATGCATGCCGAGATCAAGATTGGCGATTCGCCGATCATGCTGTGCGACGAAGCCCCTGACTGGAATGCGCTCAGCCCGCAGACGATCGGCGGCACGTCCGTATCGATCGTGCTCTACGTCGACGATGTGGATGCCGTCGTGAACCGGGCGGTTGCGACCGGTGCCAAGCTGCTGATGCCGGTTGACGACCAGTTCTGGGGCGACAGGATGGGGACCGTTGTCGACCCGTTCGGCCATAAATGGTCCATTGCCACCCATGTCGAGGACGTGACAGCGGAAGAGATACAGACACGGGCGAAGGCGCTTTTTAATAAAAAATGCTAG
- a CDS encoding GNAT family N-acetyltransferase yields MKIQKVSIENRPKVYALLQRAFPGSDYEAALVRKLHENDRPLHEWVCIHINKVIAYVAFSNAYHGSDVCGLHLAPMAVAPDFQRQGIGSELLRFALRQEAIKNQPLFVLGEPGYYKRFGFEPCSQPVCPYDTGNAHFLSMRNDGATSFIVGYEPEFKAAAAPPAPKAKKRRAR; encoded by the coding sequence ATGAAAATACAGAAAGTTTCGATTGAAAATCGCCCCAAGGTCTATGCCCTCCTGCAGCGCGCCTTTCCCGGCAGTGACTACGAAGCCGCGCTGGTTCGCAAACTTCATGAGAATGACCGGCCCCTGCACGAATGGGTCTGCATCCATATCAACAAGGTCATCGCCTATGTTGCCTTTTCCAATGCCTATCATGGCAGCGACGTCTGCGGCCTGCACCTGGCTCCCATGGCCGTTGCCCCCGATTTCCAGCGGCAGGGCATAGGCTCGGAACTGCTCAGATTCGCCCTGCGCCAGGAGGCGATCAAGAACCAGCCCCTGTTTGTCCTGGGTGAGCCGGGCTATTACAAGCGGTTCGGCTTCGAGCCCTGCAGTCAGCCGGTCTGCCCGTACGATACCGGTAACGCCCACTTCCTCAGCATGCGCAACGACGGCGCCACCAGCTTCATCGTCGGCTACGAGCCGGAGTTCAAAGCTGCTGCCGCACCGCCTGCCCCAAAGGCAAAGAAGCGCCGGGCAAGGTGA
- a CDS encoding ADP-ribosylglycohydrolase family protein, with amino-acid sequence MQTTTIQDRAAGAIMGAFIGDAMGLGPHWYYDLDELRRDYGPWITGYTDPKPGRYHDGLKAGELSQAGFILTLLLGSLVERGGYDEADFCRLLDTELLPFLDGTPVSGPGGYTSQSIRELWRQRVQQQLPWGRTGGHADDTEAIERTLALAVRYAHEPARLAETIAANTVLTQTDPTIVAMTVAYGAVLGLLVQGHGLNAHLSGKLMRLVNKGELPFHHITSDDLQPPRPGDPDPPRAGMFASPDALLTPSYMAAAAADPDVRIEPAWKVSLVYGMPCAIYHQLPAVYYLAARFHDDFEAALLHAINGGGQNMARAMLTGALVGAQVGLPGIPQRFMDGLVQRERLLELATALAEKVA; translated from the coding sequence ATGCAAACGACAACCATTCAGGACAGGGCTGCTGGCGCCATCATGGGCGCCTTCATCGGCGATGCCATGGGGCTCGGTCCGCATTGGTACTATGATCTCGACGAATTGCGCCGCGATTACGGGCCGTGGATCACCGGCTACACGGACCCGAAACCGGGGCGATACCACGACGGCCTCAAGGCTGGCGAGCTGTCGCAGGCCGGTTTCATCCTCACGCTCCTGCTCGGGTCGCTGGTGGAGCGAGGAGGCTACGATGAGGCCGATTTCTGCCGCCTGCTGGACACGGAACTGCTGCCGTTTCTGGATGGCACCCCGGTTTCCGGGCCGGGCGGGTATACCAGCCAGTCGATCCGCGAACTCTGGCGGCAGCGGGTCCAACAGCAGCTTCCCTGGGGGCGGACCGGCGGCCATGCCGACGACACGGAAGCCATCGAACGTACCCTGGCCCTGGCGGTGCGCTATGCCCACGAACCGGCCCGCCTGGCCGAAACCATTGCCGCCAATACCGTGCTGACCCAGACCGACCCGACCATCGTCGCCATGACCGTTGCCTATGGTGCGGTGCTGGGGCTCCTGGTCCAGGGGCACGGCCTGAACGCGCACCTGTCCGGCAAGCTGATGCGGCTGGTCAACAAGGGAGAGCTGCCATTCCATCATATCACCAGCGATGATCTGCAGCCCCCCCGTCCCGGCGATCCAGATCCGCCGCGTGCCGGCATGTTCGCGTCTCCCGATGCCCTGCTGACGCCGTCCTACATGGCGGCTGCGGCTGCGGACCCGGATGTGCGGATCGAGCCGGCCTGGAAGGTTTCGCTGGTGTATGGCATGCCCTGCGCCATTTACCACCAGCTGCCGGCGGTCTATTATCTGGCGGCCCGTTTCCACGACGATTTCGAAGCGGCTCTGCTGCATGCCATCAATGGGGGCGGTCAGAACATGGCCCGCGCCATGCTGACCGGCGCGCTGGTGGGGGCGCAGGTGGGTCTGCCCGGCATCCCGCAACGCTTTATGGATGGACTGGTGCAGCGGGAGCGGCTGCTCGAACTGGCGACCGCCCTGGCAGAGAAGGTCGCCTGA
- a CDS encoding DoxX family membrane protein, translated as MKPFLSQYSSHCYALMRIVVGFLFLWHGVQKLFAFPSAMPAGVPAYIIYVAGPIELIGGILVMVGLFTHWAAFLTSGQMAFAYWIGHGTTAVLPIQNNGELAVLYCFAFLFIAAHGGGIWSIDAVRKRH; from the coding sequence ATGAAACCATTCCTCTCGCAATACAGTTCCCACTGTTACGCGCTGATGCGGATCGTTGTCGGTTTCCTGTTCCTGTGGCACGGCGTGCAGAAGCTGTTCGCATTCCCGAGCGCCATGCCGGCAGGAGTCCCCGCCTACATCATCTATGTTGCCGGGCCGATCGAGTTGATTGGCGGCATCCTGGTGATGGTCGGCCTGTTCACCCACTGGGCGGCCTTCCTGACCAGCGGCCAGATGGCATTCGCCTACTGGATCGGTCACGGGACCACGGCAGTGCTGCCGATCCAGAACAACGGCGAGCTGGCGGTGCTCTACTGCTTTGCGTTCCTGTTCATCGCTGCCCATGGAGGCGGCATCTGGAGCATAGATGCAGTCCGGAAACGACACTAG
- the nifH gene encoding nitrogenase iron protein encodes MRQIAIYGKGGIGKSTTTQNTVAGLAALGKKILIVGCDPKADSTRLILHAKAQATVMDLVRERGTVEDLELDEVLKVGYGDVKCVESGGPEPGVGCAGRGVITAINFLEENGAYTPDLDFVFYDVLGDVVCGGFAMPIREGKAEEIYIVCSGEMMAMYAANNIAKGILKYASSGKVRLAGLICNARKTDKEFELVTALAEKLGTQMIHFVPRDNQVQRAEMRRMTVIEYSPEHPQAQEYRTLAQKISDNKMLVIPTPLEMEELEALLMEFGIMEAEDEEKVGLAEVA; translated from the coding sequence ATGAGACAGATCGCGATTTACGGAAAAGGCGGCATCGGCAAATCGACCACTACCCAGAATACGGTGGCCGGACTCGCGGCGTTAGGTAAAAAGATCCTTATCGTCGGATGCGACCCCAAGGCCGACTCCACTCGCCTGATCCTGCATGCCAAGGCCCAGGCAACGGTCATGGACCTGGTACGCGAGCGTGGCACCGTGGAGGACCTGGAGTTGGATGAAGTCCTGAAGGTCGGGTATGGCGATGTCAAGTGTGTCGAGTCGGGTGGTCCCGAGCCTGGTGTCGGTTGTGCCGGTCGCGGCGTCATCACCGCCATCAACTTCCTCGAAGAGAACGGTGCCTACACCCCGGACCTGGATTTCGTCTTCTACGACGTCCTGGGGGACGTGGTCTGCGGTGGGTTTGCCATGCCGATCCGCGAGGGAAAGGCGGAGGAGATCTACATCGTCTGTTCCGGGGAGATGATGGCCATGTATGCGGCCAATAACATTGCCAAGGGTATCCTCAAATACGCCAGTTCCGGGAAGGTCCGTCTGGCGGGGCTGATCTGCAATGCCAGGAAAACCGACAAGGAATTCGAACTGGTCACGGCGCTGGCCGAAAAGCTCGGCACCCAGATGATCCACTTCGTACCCCGTGACAACCAGGTACAACGGGCGGAGATGCGGCGGATGACCGTCATCGAATACTCGCCGGAGCATCCACAGGCCCAGGAATACCGGACCCTGGCGCAGAAGATCAGCGACAACAAGATGCTGGTCATTCCCACCCCGCTGGAGATGGAAGAGCTGGAAGCGCTGCTGATGGAGTTCGGGATCATGGAGGCGGAAGATGAAGAGAAAGTAGGGTTGGCAGAGGTGGCGTAG
- a CDS encoding DUF309 domain-containing protein, whose product MATQRDCADSPSGAILQALGEFNRGDWYDCHETLEDLWVGSEDESRWFYQGMLQIAVALLHWSNGNYGGAVSLLTKGGEYLRRVRPVCQRIEVETLANDAEAFLAELTRLGPERMAELPAELIPKMRLAPA is encoded by the coding sequence ATGGCCACACAGCGTGATTGCGCCGATTCGCCGTCCGGGGCGATTTTGCAGGCACTGGGCGAGTTCAATCGCGGTGACTGGTATGACTGCCATGAAACGCTTGAAGATCTCTGGGTCGGTTCCGAAGACGAAAGCCGGTGGTTCTACCAGGGGATGCTGCAGATCGCCGTTGCGCTTCTGCACTGGAGCAACGGCAACTACGGCGGCGCGGTTTCCCTGCTGACCAAAGGGGGAGAGTACCTGCGGCGGGTCAGACCGGTCTGCCAGCGGATCGAAGTAGAGACGCTCGCCAACGATGCCGAGGCCTTCCTGGCGGAACTCACCCGGCTCGGCCCGGAGCGGATGGCCGAACTCCCTGCGGAGTTGATCCCGAAAATGCGGCTGGCACCAGCGTAA
- a CDS encoding DEAD/DEAH box helicase, producing MSFASLGLRDELLSAIATQGYTTPTPIQAGAIPLIFEGCDLLAGAQTGTGKTAAFALPIVQRLGENIPRQKRRIPRALVLVPTRELAAQVSEQMNHYARRLSLRSTMIYGGVTIQAQIERLHRGVDIVVATPGRLLDHAERGTVNLSQIEVLVLDEADRMLDLGFIDEIKKVAEYLPAKRQTLLFSATYSRSIKQLADELLDHPRRIEVARRNIAADAVTQAVYQVERSRKREMISFLIRQGGWNQVLVFARTRYGADKLTEELNFDGIRAAAIHSNKSQSIRTRTLAEFKRGELRVLVATDVAARGLDIERLPHVVNYDLPQVPEDYVHRIGRTGRAGEEGIALSLVSPEEKPLLAAIEKLLTYAIPRRTLAEFPQVAARRSVRVKELKQAAQAPKSRTPAVKKAQPPAKGTPSRRGKAVAERPAPKTGRRGSRS from the coding sequence ATGTCATTTGCATCTCTCGGCCTGCGCGACGAACTGCTGAGCGCGATTGCCACCCAGGGTTATACCACGCCGACCCCGATCCAGGCCGGGGCGATCCCGTTGATCTTCGAGGGGTGCGACCTGCTGGCCGGCGCCCAGACCGGCACCGGCAAGACCGCCGCTTTTGCCCTGCCGATCGTGCAGCGACTGGGCGAGAATATCCCCCGTCAGAAACGGCGGATACCCCGGGCGTTGGTCCTGGTGCCGACCCGCGAGCTGGCTGCCCAGGTCAGCGAGCAGATGAATCATTATGCCCGGCGCCTGTCGCTCCGCTCCACCATGATCTACGGCGGGGTGACCATCCAGGCGCAGATCGAGCGGCTGCACCGCGGCGTCGATATCGTGGTCGCCACGCCGGGGCGGCTTTTGGACCACGCGGAACGGGGCACCGTCAACCTCTCGCAGATCGAGGTCCTGGTGCTGGACGAGGCCGACCGCATGCTCGATCTGGGGTTTATCGACGAGATCAAGAAGGTGGCGGAATATCTACCGGCCAAGCGCCAGACCCTGCTCTTTTCCGCCACCTATTCCCGGAGCATCAAGCAGCTGGCCGACGAACTGCTCGACCACCCGCGGCGGATCGAGGTGGCGCGCCGCAATATCGCGGCCGACGCCGTGACCCAGGCGGTCTACCAGGTGGAACGGAGCCGCAAGCGGGAGATGATCTCGTTCCTGATCCGCCAGGGGGGCTGGAACCAGGTGCTGGTCTTTGCCCGCACCCGCTACGGCGCGGACAAGCTGACAGAAGAGCTGAACTTCGACGGAATCAGGGCCGCTGCCATTCACAGCAACAAGAGCCAGTCGATCCGGACCCGGACCCTGGCGGAGTTCAAGCGGGGTGAATTGCGCGTTCTGGTGGCGACCGATGTGGCGGCGCGCGGGCTGGACATCGAGCGGCTGCCCCATGTGGTGAATTATGATCTGCCGCAGGTTCCGGAAGACTATGTGCACCGGATCGGCCGCACCGGCCGGGCCGGGGAGGAGGGGATTGCCCTCTCGCTGGTCAGCCCGGAAGAAAAGCCGTTATTGGCAGCGATCGAGAAGCTGCTCACCTATGCCATCCCGCGCCGCACGCTTGCCGAATTCCCGCAGGTCGCGGCCCGGCGGAGCGTGCGGGTAAAGGAGCTCAAGCAGGCCGCCCAAGCGCCCAAGAGCCGCACTCCGGCGGTGAAGAAGGCACAGCCTCCGGCAAAGGGCACCCCTTCCCGGCGGGGAAAAGCCGTGGCCGAACGGCCCGCCCCCAAAACCGGGCGCCGGGGGAGCAGATCCTGA
- a CDS encoding MFS transporter: MTSLRRNIPLLYAFSFLQMTLFPMAIITLFWKDHVGLSLSQILLLQSIFAVAMVVMEYPSGYISDRVGYRTALTFASILGIVGWGAYTVASSFRDVLIAEILLGISTSFISGTDSALLYESVKGTGDEPAYARFEGRSTGFGQTGEAAGAVFAGLLYARYPLLPFILQVVVWILALLLTRGLTEPRREPRHFGGHLKEALASARYVFIENRRLRITIILSITLGISSFYPVWLIQPYMRDAGVPLASFGPIWAGANLIVALFAVLSHRVRAFLGERRMILLLVLLVWVGYLGLGYAAGVWGFLFYYLLTAMRGMRGPFFLHAAQAEIPSANRAGMLSLQSLCFRLLFAITGPLVGIYADARGVGKTFQLLFVVCLLVLPPLVWLFQKQRHPDAAGG; encoded by the coding sequence ATGACCTCCCTCCGGCGCAATATCCCCCTACTCTACGCCTTCTCCTTCCTGCAGATGACCCTCTTTCCCATGGCGATCATCACCCTGTTCTGGAAGGACCACGTCGGGCTGTCACTGTCGCAGATCCTGCTGCTGCAGAGCATCTTCGCCGTGGCAATGGTGGTGATGGAATACCCTTCCGGCTACATCAGCGACCGGGTCGGCTACCGGACGGCCCTGACCTTTGCATCCATTCTCGGGATCGTGGGCTGGGGAGCCTACACGGTCGCCTCATCGTTTCGGGATGTCCTCATCGCCGAGATCCTCCTCGGCATTTCCACCTCCTTCATCAGCGGCACGGACAGCGCACTCCTCTACGAATCCGTGAAGGGAACAGGGGATGAACCTGCCTATGCGCGATTCGAAGGGCGCTCCACCGGGTTCGGCCAGACCGGAGAGGCTGCCGGGGCGGTCTTCGCCGGGCTTCTTTATGCCAGATACCCGCTGCTCCCCTTCATCCTCCAGGTGGTGGTCTGGATTCTGGCGCTGCTCCTCACCCGGGGCTTGACGGAACCGCGGCGTGAACCGAGACACTTTGGTGGGCACCTGAAGGAGGCGCTTGCCTCTGCGCGCTACGTCTTCATCGAGAACCGGCGCCTCCGTATCACGATCATCCTGAGCATCACGCTCGGAATCTCGTCCTTCTACCCGGTCTGGCTGATCCAGCCGTACATGCGTGACGCCGGCGTCCCCCTCGCCTCCTTCGGCCCTATCTGGGCCGGGGCCAACCTCATTGTCGCCCTTTTCGCCGTCCTGAGCCACCGGGTCCGGGCATTTCTGGGCGAACGCCGGATGATCCTGCTGCTGGTGCTGCTGGTCTGGGTGGGATATCTGGGGTTGGGGTATGCGGCAGGGGTCTGGGGATTTCTCTTCTACTACCTGCTGACGGCGATGCGGGGGATGCGGGGTCCGTTCTTTCTGCACGCCGCCCAGGCCGAGATCCCGTCGGCAAACCGGGCAGGGATGCTGTCGCTCCAGTCCCTCTGCTTCCGGCTCCTGTTCGCCATCACCGGCCCGCTGGTGGGGATCTACGCCGATGCCCGGGGGGTGGGAAAAACGTTCCAGCTCCTCTTTGTCGTCTGTCTCCTGGTCCTGCCCCCGCTGGTCTGGCTCTTCCAGAAACAGCGGCACCCCGACGCTGCCGGAGGGTGA
- a CDS encoding SDR family NAD(P)-dependent oxidoreductase — protein MDGTTIFITGASSGFGAACSRSFARPGNRLILAARRIDPLLQMQEELAQVCDTHIIPLDVRDREAVQGAIASLPERFRGIDVLLNNAGLALGLEPAHKVDLEDWEIMVDTNIKGLMYCTRFVLPGMVARNRGHIVNIGSTAGAWPYPGGNVYGGTKAFVTQFSRNLRCDLLGTRVRVTCIQPGMAETEFSQVRFKGDEQRAAGVYAGAEPLTAEDIAETVAWVVDRPAHVNINTLELMSINQTWGPLAVHRTVG, from the coding sequence ATGGACGGCACAACCATCTTTATCACGGGCGCATCTTCCGGTTTCGGTGCGGCATGCAGTCGAAGTTTTGCCCGGCCCGGCAATCGACTGATTCTGGCGGCCCGACGTATCGACCCTTTGCTTCAGATGCAGGAGGAACTGGCGCAAGTCTGTGATACCCATATCATCCCGTTGGATGTCCGCGACCGCGAGGCGGTGCAGGGGGCGATTGCGTCCCTGCCGGAGCGGTTTCGCGGGATTGACGTGCTCCTGAACAACGCCGGCCTGGCCCTGGGGCTGGAACCGGCCCACAAGGTCGACCTGGAAGACTGGGAGATCATGGTGGATACCAACATCAAGGGGCTTATGTACTGTACACGTTTTGTTCTGCCCGGCATGGTGGCGCGCAATCGGGGGCACATCGTCAATATCGGCTCCACCGCAGGTGCCTGGCCCTATCCGGGAGGCAACGTCTATGGCGGCACCAAGGCGTTTGTCACCCAGTTTTCGCGCAATCTGCGCTGCGACCTGCTCGGCACGCGGGTTCGGGTGACCTGTATTCAGCCGGGGATGGCTGAGACGGAGTTTTCCCAGGTGCGGTTCAAGGGGGATGAGCAGAGGGCTGCCGGCGTTTACGCCGGAGCCGAACCGCTGACTGCCGAGGATATCGCCGAGACGGTGGCCTGGGTGGTAGACCGGCCCGCGCATGTGAATATCAACACCCTGGAGCTGATGTCCATCAACCAGACCTGGGGGCCGCTGGCTGTGCACCGGACGGTCGGATAG
- a CDS encoding DUF45 domain-containing protein, with amino-acid sequence MHHLKYLAGYAPQITAQVEQLVAENRLGSVLVQRYPKLHEIRTDRALYDFTVAIKNEFMRTAQALSRVAYDGKLHVINNALGTHTFVSRVQGAKLKAKHEIRIAAIFRDAPVEFLKMIVVHELAHLKEKEHNKAFYQLCEYMEPAYHQLEFDTRLFLTQVEMAGSPYLA; translated from the coding sequence ATGCACCATTTGAAATATCTGGCAGGCTATGCCCCGCAGATCACGGCCCAGGTGGAGCAGCTGGTGGCGGAAAACCGGTTGGGCAGCGTCCTTGTGCAGCGCTATCCGAAGCTGCACGAGATCAGGACCGACAGGGCGCTCTACGATTTTACCGTCGCCATCAAGAACGAGTTCATGCGGACTGCCCAGGCGCTGAGCCGGGTTGCCTACGACGGGAAGCTGCATGTGATCAACAACGCCCTGGGGACCCACACCTTTGTCTCCCGGGTACAGGGGGCCAAGCTGAAGGCAAAGCACGAAATCCGTATCGCAGCCATCTTCAGGGACGCTCCCGTGGAATTCCTGAAGATGATTGTCGTGCACGAGCTGGCGCACTTGAAGGAGAAGGAACACAACAAGGCCTTCTACCAGCTCTGCGAATATATGGAACCCGCCTACCACCAGCTGGAATTCGATACACGGCTGTTCCTGACCCAGGTGGAGATGGCCGGGTCGCCCTACCTTGCCTGA
- a CDS encoding TetR family transcriptional regulator produces the protein MEPKKRSRDPEKTRAHILEVAFREIYHHGFQGISIDQIIRKTEVTKGAFFHYFPTKSDLGYAIVDEILREMILDRWIRPLAAYRNPLQGIVKRFRLLTEAMADEDLTRGCPLNNLAQEMSAVDPVFREKIKGVLTIWIDETERFLKKARDAGYLKKDTDTRQLAVFVVTLEEGAFGLVKSMADRKLFDSLYDSLREHLYSCAEPHE, from the coding sequence ATGGAACCGAAGAAGCGGTCGAGAGACCCGGAAAAGACGCGCGCCCATATCCTGGAAGTGGCCTTCCGCGAGATTTATCACCACGGCTTCCAGGGTATCAGCATCGATCAGATCATCAGGAAGACAGAGGTGACCAAGGGGGCTTTTTTCCACTACTTTCCCACCAAGAGCGACCTGGGGTATGCCATTGTGGATGAGATCCTGCGGGAGATGATCCTGGACCGGTGGATCCGTCCGCTGGCGGCCTACCGGAACCCGCTCCAGGGGATCGTCAAGCGGTTCAGGCTGCTGACCGAGGCCATGGCAGACGAGGACCTCACCCGGGGCTGCCCGCTCAACAATCTCGCCCAGGAGATGTCCGCGGTGGACCCGGTCTTCAGGGAAAAGATCAAGGGAGTGCTGACCATCTGGATCGACGAGACCGAGCGCTTCCTGAAAAAGGCCCGGGATGCCGGCTACCTGAAAAAGGATACCGACACGCGCCAACTGGCCGTTTTCGTCGTGACGCTGGAAGAGGGTGCGTTCGGCCTGGTCAAGAGCATGGCAGACCGGAAGCTGTTCGATTCCCTGTACGACTCGTTGCGGGAACATCTGTATTCCTGTGCAGAGCCGCACGAGTAA
- a CDS encoding isochorismatase family protein yields the protein MNTQFTYKRLDKNDVAVLLVDHQSGLVNLVQDFSPDDFKNNVLALADTAKYFKLPTILTTSFEDGPNGPLVPELKALFPDSPYIARPGNINAWDNEDFVKAVRSTGKGQLLIAGIVTEVCVAFPALSAREEGYEVFVVADASGTFNKTTRDAAWARMTQAGCQLMNWFAVACELHRDWRNDIEGLGNLLSNHLPSYRCLITSYMAGRNAAQK from the coding sequence ATGAATACCCAATTCACATACAAACGCCTCGACAAGAATGACGTTGCGGTTTTGCTCGTCGACCACCAATCGGGGCTGGTCAACCTGGTCCAGGATTTTTCTCCGGACGACTTCAAAAATAACGTTCTGGCGCTGGCCGATACTGCCAAGTATTTCAAGCTCCCCACGATTCTTACCACCAGCTTCGAGGATGGCCCGAACGGGCCGCTTGTCCCGGAACTGAAAGCGCTGTTCCCGGACTCGCCCTACATAGCGCGTCCCGGCAATATCAACGCCTGGGATAACGAAGATTTCGTGAAGGCGGTCAGGTCGACGGGGAAAGGGCAGTTGCTCATTGCCGGCATTGTGACGGAAGTCTGCGTCGCGTTTCCTGCCCTGTCCGCACGGGAGGAAGGCTATGAAGTGTTTGTCGTTGCCGACGCGTCCGGCACATTCAACAAGACGACGCGCGATGCCGCCTGGGCGCGCATGACGCAAGCCGGGTGTCAGCTCATGAACTGGTTTGCGGTTGCCTGTGAGTTGCACCGCGACTGGCGTAACGATATCGAAGGGCTGGGGAACCTGTTGTCCAATCACCTCCCGTCGTATCGTTGCCTCATCACCAGCTACATGGCCGGCCGGAATGCGGCGCAGAAATAA
- a CDS encoding sulfurtransferase, translated as MNATISCTELQLRLDAGGPLLIIDILPPEEYAATHLPGALNACVYEVVFLDRMAELAPDRSLPLVLYDATGRTRAAVIAREKLVAAGYREVHILEGGLAGWCAAGYQIAQAGEPLREPQLMDGTYRIDATASVLEWTGRNINNRHYGRVPLQEGELVITGGGLRQGSVTLDMTGIINLDLKNEGYRQMLVNHLKSEDFFDVARYPVATMVLKGWEPIPEASPGTPDHLVRGELTIKGVTRPLTLPATVMPQEDGSVKAQALFAFDRTDWNITYGSGKLFEKLGMHLVHDRIDIELFFVARRVG; from the coding sequence ATGAATGCGACCATCAGTTGCACCGAATTGCAGCTTCGGCTCGATGCCGGCGGGCCGCTGCTCATTATCGATATCCTGCCCCCGGAGGAGTATGCCGCCACCCATCTCCCCGGGGCTTTGAATGCCTGCGTCTATGAGGTGGTGTTTCTGGACCGGATGGCCGAGCTGGCGCCGGACCGGTCCCTGCCGCTGGTTCTCTACGATGCCACCGGCAGGACCAGGGCAGCCGTCATAGCCCGTGAAAAGCTGGTGGCTGCCGGCTACCGCGAGGTGCATATCCTGGAAGGGGGACTGGCGGGCTGGTGCGCTGCCGGCTACCAGATTGCACAGGCCGGTGAGCCACTGCGGGAGCCGCAGCTCATGGACGGCACCTACCGGATCGATGCAACGGCATCGGTGCTGGAATGGACCGGCCGCAATATCAATAACCGGCACTATGGCCGCGTCCCGCTGCAGGAGGGCGAGCTGGTTATCACCGGAGGCGGGTTGCGGCAGGGGAGCGTCACCCTGGACATGACCGGCATCATCAACCTGGACCTGAAGAACGAAGGCTACCGGCAGATGCTCGTGAACCACCTGAAGTCCGAAGACTTCTTCGACGTTGCCCGCTATCCGGTGGCCACCATGGTCCTCAAGGGGTGGGAGCCGATTCCTGAGGCGTCGCCCGGCACACCCGATCACCTGGTGCGGGGAGAGCTGACCATCAAGGGGGTTACCCGGCCCCTCACCCTGCCGGCAACGGTGATGCCGCAGGAAGATGGCAGCGTCAAGGCCCAGGCGCTGTTCGCCTTCGACCGGACCGACTGGAATATTACCTACGGTTCGGGGAAGCTGTTCGAGAAACTGGGGATGCACCTGGTGCATGACCGGATCGATATAGAGCTGTTCTTCGTGGCCCGGCGGGTCGGTTAA